A region of Toxotes jaculatrix isolate fToxJac2 chromosome 23, fToxJac2.pri, whole genome shotgun sequence DNA encodes the following proteins:
- the si:ch73-40a2.1 gene encoding ephrin type-A receptor 1, which produces MAVCNSRLWPVWPILILLWIWTWEAGCDTQYQAEEVEIFSSDKRASLGWTSDPRGEWTEIRLRFSAQSPVPVLQGCGRKIRRTILSHWMERKDAHYLLMDITFAQEEEPSGQLSPLRVHLFGSDTPSQRFQNGFTVLELQTSKLFTAAVPPNQISSFLNRSHALSLGSVSRRGFQLGFSYSGTCVFITSIRLYYRRCPDVVAGLASFGRTAAGSEPLKGSCVEGAVEVSPPFRECNVDGVWGQLQGGCTCEPGHQVMGDTCQACRMGYYKPARDSAGCRLCPANTRTHREGSERCDCLRGFSRLPNDSADHSCAKPPSAPVNLTAHHHNASTLMVTWDPPLDLGGRKEVMYHVKCQKKAEAGGQWEPCLDSVTFLPDSSGLSNTSVGIVGLNPLCDYRLLVQAWNNISSLLGAPLGSTATVTIHRWKVPPVVIAVTPGLNISKEEIPPAPQHQRRLFIWLTVGVLTGSLLLMAVFLTTVCIRKSTKPWPEQEVELLPMSAEISYRRSRLVEAAPQQANVVEGVAQLLDGLSSRLQASLKEVLVERDRLTLGKELGKGEFGSVYEGVFTQEGDVEIKVAVKTMRVGFHSQEDLHEFLREADTMKNFDHENVVRLLGVTLQREEDCPLPVPLVILPYMKHRDLRRFLIATRYGDVPMFVPHQTLLHFMIDIAAGMSYLSSQGFLHRDLAARNCMLGDDLRVCVADFGLSKKIYSSNYYRQKVAIRVPIKWLAIESLSESVYTTKSDVWSFGVTMWEIASRGRTPYPGVHNHELLDLLLSGLRLKPPEDCDQKLYEVMWSCWDKEPNRRPDFRELGETLKGLLSELPVLEASQEAVYINQGLEAAAVAVSLEPQTDHEGRLENVYIPSPVGAAAAAAARDEEMEDEGGYLKYTAG; this is translated from the exons ATGGCTGTGTGTAACAGTAGACTGTGGCCTGTCTGGCCCATTTTAATCTTATTGTGGATCTGGACATGGGAAGCTGGCTGTGACACGCAATATCAAGCAGAGGAGG TGGAGATTTTCAGTTCGGACAAACGGGCCAGTCTGGGATGGACCTCTGACCCACGGGGAGAA TGGACTGAAATTCGGCTGAGATTCAGTGCACAGAGTCCAGTGCCTGTGCTGCAAGGTTGCGGAAGGAAAATAAGACGAACCATTTTAAGCCACTGGATGGAGCGTAAAGACGCCCACTATCTACTGATGGATATTACATTTGCCCAAGAAGAGGAGCCATCAGGTCAGCTCAGCCCACTGCGAGTTCACCTTTTTGGCTCAGACACACCCAGCCAGAGATTTCAGAATGGCTTTACAGTTCTGGAGCTCCAGACCTCTAAGCTTTTCACTGCAGCAGTCCCCCCAAACCAGATCTCCAGCTTCCTGAATCGCAGCCACGCTCTGAGCCTGGGCTCAGTCAGCCGCAGAGGCTTTCAGCTCGGCTTCTCCTACTCAGgcacatgtgtgtttataaCTTCCATCAGACTGTACTACAGGAGGTGCCCTGACGTCGTGGCTGGCCTGGCCTCGTTTGGAAGGACAGCGGCCGGGTCTGAGCCTTTGAAGGGTTCCTGTGTGGAGGGAGCTGTGGAGGTTTCTCCACCATTTAGAGAGTGTAATGTGGATGGAGTGTGGGGACAACTGCAGGGGGGATGTACCTGTGAACCTGGGCATCAAGTCATGGGTGACACATGTCAAG CATGTAGGATGGGGTACTACAAACCAGCCCGTGACAGCGCAGGATGCCGGCTGTGCCCAGCAAATACCAGGACACACAGGGAGGGATCGGAGCGGTGTGACTGTCTGCGGGGTTTCAGCCGCCTGCCAAATGACTCTGCCGACCACAGCTGCGCCA AGCCGCCTTCTGCTCCTGTGAATCTAACAGCCCATCATCACAATGCCTCAACACTGATGGTGACATGGGATCCTCCTCTTGACTTGGGAGGCAGAAAAGAAGTCATGTATCACGTTAAGTGTCAGAAGAAAGCGGAGGCAGGCGGTCAGTGGGAGCCATGTTTGGACAGTGTGACTTTCCTGCCAGACTCATCGGGGCTAAGCAACACATCGGTCGGCATCGTAGGCCTAAACCCGCTGTGTGACTACAGACTGTTAGTGCAAGCCTGGAATAATATATCCAGCCTGCTGGGGGCGCCACTTGGATCCACTGCTACTGTGACCATTCACAGAT GGAAAGTCCCACCTGTGGTGATTGCTGTGACCCCAGGCTTAAACATCTCAAAGGAAGAAATCCCACCAGCTCCTCAGCACCAGAGGCGCCTCTTTATATGGCTGACCGTTGGTGTTTTAACTGGTAGCCTTCTGCTCATGGCTGTGTTCCTCACAACGGTGTGCATCCGAAAGTCCACTAAACCTTG GCCAGAACAAGAAGTAGAGCTTTTGCCGATGAGTGCTGAAATTTCCTACCGACGTTCACGGCTGGTGGAGGCCGCACCACAGCAGGCCAACG tggtggAGGGGGTGGCCCAGTTGTTGGACGGGCTCAGTAGCAGGCTGCAGGCCAGTCTGAAGGAGGTCCTGGTGGAGAGAGACCGGCTGACTCTGGGCAAGGAGCTTGGCAAAG GAGAGTTTGGTTCAGTCTATGAAGGGGTTTTTACACAAGAAGGCGATGTGGAAATCAAGGTGGCTGTGAAGACCATGAGAG ttGGCTTCCACAGCCAGGAGGACTTACATGAGTTTTTGAGAGAGGCAGACACCATGAAGAACTTTGATCATGAAAATGTGGTCAGACTACTCG GTGTCACtttacagagagaagaggactGTCCTCTGCCTGTCCCTCTGGTCATCCTGCCCTACATGAAACACAGAGACTTGCGCCGCTTCCTCATTGCCACGCGTTACGGTGATGTTCCTATG TTTGTGCCCCATCAGACTCTCCTGCACTTCATGATTGACATTGCAGCAGGGATGAGCTATCTGAGCTCGCAGGGGTTTCTGCACAGGGACTTGGCCGCGCGCAACTGCAT GCTGGGTGACGACCtcagggtgtgtgtggctgactTCGGCTTGTCTAAGAAAATATACAGCAGCAACTATTATCGTCAAAAAGTTGCTATCCGGGTGCCAATCAAGTGGCTGGCCATTGAGAGTCTGTCCGAGTCTGTGTACACCACCAAAAGCGACGTG TGGTCATTCGGGGTGACCATGTGGGAGATTGCGTCCCGGGGGAGGACTCCCTATCCAGGAGTCCACAACCACGAGCTgctggacctgctgctgtcaggacTTAGGCTCAAACCACCCGAGGATTGCGACCAGAAACT TTATGAAGTCATGTGGAGCTGCTGGGATAAGGAGCCAAACCGGAGGCCTGACTTCAGGGAACTGGGCGAGACACTGAAAGGTCTTCTGTCCGAGCTGCCGGTCCTGGAGGCCAGCCAGGAAGCCGTTTACATCAACCAGGGcctggaggctgctgctgtggctgtctcTCTGGAGCCACAGACAGACCATGAGGGAAGATTGGAAAATGTCTACATACCCAGTCCtgtgggtgctgctgctgctgcagcagcccgAGATGAGGAGATGGAAGACGAGGGTGGCTACCTTAAGTATACTGCTGGATAA
- the rab1ba gene encoding zRAB1B, member RAS oncogene family a, with product MNPEYDYLFKLLLIGDSGVGKSCLLLRFADDTYTESYISTIGVDFKIRTIELDGKTIKLQIWDTAGQERFRTITSSYYRGAHGIIVVYDVTDQESYNNVKQWLQEIDRYASENVNKLLVGNKCDLTTKKVVDYTTAKEFADSLAIPFLETSAKNATNVEQAFMTMAAEIKKRMGPGATAGGDKPNLKIESTPVRQSGGGCC from the exons ATGAATCCCGAATA tgattATCTGTTCAAGCTCCTGCTCATCGGAGACTCTGGAGTAGGAAAGTCCTGTCTTCTGCTGCGCTTTGCA GACGACACCTACACAGAAAGCTACATCAGCACCATCGGAGTGGACTTCAAGATCCGCACCATTGAGCTGGATGGAAAGACCATCAAACTGCAGAtt tgggACACTGCGGGTCAGGAGAGGTTTCGTACCATCACCTCCAGTTACTACCGCGGAGCCCACGGCATCATAGTTGTATACGATGTGACGGATCAG GAGTCCTACAACAACGTCAAGCAGTGGCTTCAGGAAATCGACCGCTATGCCAGCGAAAACGTCAACAAGCTCCTGGTGGGGAACAAGTGCGACCTGACCACCAAGAAAGTCGTGGACTATACAACAGCCAAG GAGTTCGCCGACTCTTTGGCCATCCCCTTCCTGGAGACAAGCGCCAAGAACGCCACCAATGTAGAGCAGGCTTTCATGACCATGGCTGCAGAGATCAAGAAGCGCATGGGCCCCGGGGCCACGGCTGGCGGTGACAAGCCCAACCTAAAAATTGAGAGCACCCCTGTCAGGCAGTCCGGAGGCGGCTGCTGTTAA